Part of the Stackebrandtia endophytica genome is shown below.
TGAGGCCCTTGAGGACCACCCAACGTTCGGCGACGTCGTCACCGATGTTCTGGTCCCGCGCCAGGTAGATCCAGCCCAGACCGCCGTGTGCCATCGCGCCGAGAATCTCGTAGCGCGACACCACCATGTCGCCCGGTTGCAGACTGGGTGCGAAGGAGAACCGGTTGCGGCAGTGTGGACAGAATCCCTGGACTCTGCCGGGTTGGCCGTCGGGGCCGCGTCGGCCCACCGGCTTGGAGCATTGTCCACAGTAACGTTTGTGCTCGGGGACCTGCGGGTCTCGCAACACCGCTTCGGAGGGGTTGCGGATCGGGACCGGTGGAATGTCCTTCATCCCGCCGCCCAGGCGGGAGCGGGTGGTGCTGGTGAACGGTTGGGTCCCGCGCGTGGCCTGGCTGAGTGGCTGGCTGCCGGTCATCGGCAGCCCGGTCGTCGACAGGGCGCCACTGGGGACGCTGACGGGGGAGCCGACCGGTTGGCTCATCGGTTGGCCGGCTCGCTGCGGCGGGCTGGGCACCGCCTGCGGCGGGTACGGCTGGCCCGGGTGCTGCTGCGGTGGCACCGCGCCGGTGGCCGGGCGCTGCTGGGGTGTCACCGGTGCGCCCTGGTATTGGCCGGGGTGTTGCGCGGGTGGGGACGAAACCTGTGGCGACGGCATCGGCGCCTGACGGTTGCCGCACTCCTCGCAGTACCCTTCGGGCCCATAGCTTCCGGGGCAGCCCGGTCGCGTGCATGACGGCTGACTCATCGAGAGTCCTCCCTTGTGGATGCCGTGGTGATGGTTTCCTGGAACGTCGACAGCGCCCGCGTGGCCGCGGGCAGGTCACAGGGGGCCAGTTGGAGCAGATGCCGGGCGAGGCCCAACGCCTGCTCCACCTCGGTGGTCTCGATGACTCCCAGTCGCGCCGCCTTGCGGGCGTAGGCGGCGAACCGGCCGCGAAGCTCCGAACGCCGATCCAACAGAGTCTGTGCGGTCACCGCCAGATCGCGGCTGGCCCGCAGTGCCTGCGTCGTCTCGGTTTTCAACTGATCCAATTGTTGCAGCAGAATGTGCCAGTTCTGATTGACGGCCAAGTCCTGCGCGGCCGTCACCCGGTCCGACAGGGCGGCGGCCTGGGGGTGAAGCTGCCGGGGGACCGGGTTGGCGATCTTCGACGCCGCCAGTGCGCAGGTGTCCATCGTGGTGCGTTCGGCCTCGGCCAGTTCGGTGACCAGCCCGCGCAGTTCGGCAAGCCGTTCCGGGTGGTCGACGCGAATGCGCTCCAACCGCCCGATGGAGTCGGCGAAGATCGCCAGGTCACCTCGCAACGACTGAAGGTCGTCCCCGGTGGACCCCAACGGGTCGTTCAACATCGCGTTGACGACCGGGCGAATGCGGTCGCGCAACCGGACCAGTTCGTGGTTCTCCGCCATGCCGTGTTCGGCGGCGGACAACTCCACCGCGCCCAGCATCGAAGTCACCTCCGCGACCTGATCGGCGATCTTCCCACACGCGGTGTCGAGCTCCTGGGTATCGGACAGCAGTGTGGTGGTCTGCTCGTGCAGTCCGTCCGCCAACTCCTCCAACCCGATCGTGCTGGCGCCGGCGCGATTCCCGTATCGAATCGGCAGACCCGCCGAGTCCAGCGCGATCCTGGTCGCCAGCAGCGGTTGCAGCGCCTCGGGGTCGGTCTGCTCCGACAGTTTGTCGCACCAGTGCCGCAGTTCGTTGAACCGCGCCCATGTCTGATCGCTGCGAGTCTGTAGGTCCCGCGCGACATCCAGGGTCGTTCCGGACACCGAACGTCCACTGGCCCAACGCATACCGGGATGATCGGCCAAGGTGTACATGGTCGTGGCGATGCGTTGGCAGCGTGCGATCAGGTTGCTCGCGCGGTGCTGAGGCCCCGACATGTCAGTCGTCCCGGTACTTGGCTTTTGGCGCGGAAGCCTCACCCAGATACGGTTCGAGGGTCGCCTTGTAGATCTCGTCCCAGGTCCCGTCATCGCGAATCCGCTCCAGGGTCGCGTTGACGTAACGGATCAGATCGGTGTGCTCCTTGTTCGCGGCGACCCCGTACGGTTCGTCGGAGATACGCTCACCGATGACCTTGGTGTTCGGGTCCTGCGCGGCCATTCCGGCCAGAATCACGTCATCGGTCGACATTCCGGCGACCTTGCCCTGCTGCAGCAGGATCATGCAGTCGGCCCAGTCACGCACCGACACCGGATTGGCGCCCAACTCCTGCTCGATACGCAACAGCGACGTGCTGCCCTCGGCCGAGCAGACCTTCTGACCGGCCAGGTCGGCCGGATTATCGGAGGCGTCGGCGGGCACCAGCACCTTCTGGCCGGCTCGGTAGTACTCGGTGGAGAACGCGACGTTCTGCCACCGTGCACAGTTGATGGTCATCGACCGCACCACCAGGTCGACGTCCTCGTCAGCCAGCGCCGGTTCACGCTCGGCCGAACTCATCGCCTTGAACTGGATGGCATCCTCGTCACCGAACAGGTCCAGGGCGATCTGGCGGGCGATGCGGATGTCGAACCCGTCCATCTTGCCGGTGAGCGGATCGCGGTAACCCAACAGGTAGGTGGTCTGGTCGACGCCGACGATGAGGCGGCCACGATCCAGGATGTCCTGAATCTCTCGGCTGCCGGTGCTGTCGCTGGCCTCATAACTGGCCAACGGGTCGCACGAATCGTCGACGCTGGTCTCCTCGGGAACCTCGGCCGGGTCGGCGACACCCTGCGGGGTGAACGCGATCTCGGGGGGATCGATCTTGTCGGGTGGGGCGGCGGCGCCACACCCGGCCAACAGTCCCGCCACCACGAGGAGGACCGGGATACCCAGGCGCTTGGTCAGTGTCGAGTTGGTCATCGATACTCCGAGATGCGTCGTTGGACGCCCACCGCGGCGGCGAACATCCCGGTAACGGTCAACGCGGCGAAACCGACCCCGGTCAGGCCGAGTGCATTGCCGGCCGCGACGGTCTCATCGTTGAATTTCTGGGCGGCCAGTTCATTGGCCTGTGTCAACGCGGCGTTCAACCGGTCGAAGGCCTCACCGGCTTGGCCGGAATCGCGTCCCACCGCGGAGGCCACCGCCTGGGCGTACTCGCCGTTGTCGTCCAGTTGCCGCAGCGTGACGTGCGCGCTCTGCCAGTCCTGGGCGGCCGACATGGCGTCCTCCACGAACGCCTTCAACTGGGGATCCTCGTAGCGGACCGCCATCTCACCCAACAGACCACTCTCGTGGTCCTCACCGATGAGATTGGTCATGATCGTTGCGAACTCGGCTTCGTAGTCGGTGTTGGTGCCCTGTGCGATCAGGGTCATCGCCTCGTTGCTGCGCGCCTGCTGCGCACCGATGTGCGCGTTCGACAGCGCCTCCAGCGGCTCGGTACCGGTGCGGTGTCCGGCGTCGATATGACTTGACGCGCTGCCCCACGACACCAACAGCCAACCGGTCAACGCGATGACCACGACCGTTGCGACGGCCATGCCCGGGTTGACGACCCGTTTGGTGCGGCGACTGAGGTGGTACTGGCTGTATCCCAACGCCCCCAAGGCGGTCAGCGCAGCCAAGGTCGCCAGCCAGGGGAACGCGGTGGCCTGACTCTTGGCGTCATAGAGGTCGGAGGTGGCCTCGGCCTGCAGTTCGTTGATGATGGGGAGCATGTCCTCCCGTACCAGCGCCGAGGCGTTGCGCAGGTAGGCCAACCCCAACGGCAGACCCTGCCGGTGATAGGTGCGGGCGGTCTCGATCAGTCCGGTGTAGACCGGAAGGGTCGCCGACAACCGCGCCACCATGTCCACCTGTTCGGGGGTGGTGGCCTCGTCGGCCAGCGTGATCACGGCGGTGCTGGCACGACTGACACCCGACTCGTAGGCGGTGCTCAGGTCGGTCTCCGATGACATGCCGGGCAGAAACGCCGAAGCGGCGGCCGAATCGGCATCCGACAACGCCCGATACATTTCGAACGCGGCGATCGCCATCCGTCCACGTTGGCCGGAGGCTTCGTCGATGACGGTTCCCCGATTGAGCGAATCGGTCAGCGCGATGGCGCCGGCGGTGACGATCAGGATCAACGAAACCGCCAGGTAGGCCGTGAGTCGAGCCGGCGTCGTGCGGGGACGCAGTCGACTCAACGGCGAACGGGGATCGGCGGGCCTCTGGTGCGGGATCGTGGGCATTGCGGAAGGCGACGGTCCGGTTGCCGGGGCGGCACTTGTGGGCACAGCTGTCACTGCCACCTCCATGTCATTGATTCCCTGACATGTTAACCACGCGGGCCAACCAGGGTGGTCACCCGCATCGGCGGCAATCGCCGCGATGCCGGTTCTGTCCAACTTGGTGCGATTCCCGGTTGCCGGTCGGGCTCGACGACGTCCGCGTACCGTGTGGGATCGAAGACCGCGAGAAGTGGAGTGCGATATGGACGATCTGGGTTGGTTGCGCACCGCCGTGGAACTCGGGCGGCGTTGTCCACCCTCGGCCACCGCGTTCAGCGTCGGAGCGGTCATCGTCGCCGACGACCAGATCATCGCGGAGGGGTTCTCCCGGCAAACCGATCCCGCCGACCACGCCGAAGAGGTCGCGCTGCGCCACGCAGCCGGATGGTTCGCCGCGCAACGGGAACAGTCCACACCGGCCGCCGTGACCATCTACAGCTCGTTGGAGCCGTGCGGGCAGCGGGCCTCCCGCCCGCACACCTGCACCGACCTGATCCTGCAGGCCGGACTGCGTCGTGTCGTCTTCGCACTGGCGGAGCCGGAGACCTTCGTCCAGCCACGCGGCGCCGCCCTGTTGCGGGCGGCCGGAGTCGAGGTCGTGCACCTTCCCCAGCTGGCCGACGAGGTCGCCGACACCAACGCCCACCTGCGTTGACGGTGGCCGCCGTACCGGTGAGACACAATAGTCGGCATGGCATTGCTGAGCGTTGACGAATTCACCGAACTGGCGACCGACCGGCCGGTCCTGCTCGACGTGCGCTGGAGTCTGGCGAACGGGTCCGAACGAGCCGGCTACGAGGCGGGACACCTGGCCGGGGCGGTCTTCCTCGACTTCGACGCCGAGGTGTGCGGTCCGCCGGGCCCCAACGGTCGACACCCGCTTCCCGACCCCGCCCAACTTCAAGCCGCACTGCGACGGGTGGGCGTCCACGACGACTCGGTCATCGTGGTCTACGACGGTGGCGACCTCATGGCGGCCTCTCGAACCTGGTGGACTTTGCAGTGGGCCGGACTGACACGGGTTCACGTCCTCGACGGCGGCTACCCCGCCGCGTCGGCGGCCGGGCTCCCGATCGACGGTGACGAGCCCGCAGCCACCACCGGAACGGTCACCGTCGACCCCGGTCGCCTGCCGGTGGTCGACGCCGCCGAGGCTGCGGCGATGGCGCAACGCGGCGGCCTCTACGACGTCCGCACCGCCGCCCGATTCCGCGGTGACGCCGGAGTCATCGATCCGGTCGCCGGGCACGTGCCCGGCGCCGCCAACCTGCCGGGTGAACAGGTACTCACCACCGATGCCGACCGGATGCGTCCGATTCCGGAACTGTCGACCCTGTTTGACGGCATCGACACCACCGACTGCGCGGTGTACTGCGGCTCCGGTGTCACCGCAGCCCGGACCGCTCTGGCGATGACGGTGGCGGGTTTGGCCACGCCGGCCATCTACATAGGCTCCTGGAGCCATTGGATCGCCGATTCCGCCCGCCCGGTCGCGACCGGAGACGTGTAACACCAGGTGACTTCGGGTACCGGACAACCGGCGGTCAGCCGATCGGCGTCTTGGAGACGCCCGGTAGTTTGGTGCCGCGGATTCGACTGAAGGAACGAGCAAGATCTATGCGTCGCTTGAGATGGACCGGGTTGGTTCTGGCCGGTGTCACCATGACATTGCTGGTCACCGGATGCGGAGAGTTGCCGTCCGACGACACCAAGCCCGTCGGTGCCGAAAACGGCGCCGAGACCGAATCGGCGACCGGACCCTCCGGGTTGGCCGAGGACGCCGGCGGCATCTGTGAACTGCTGGACTTCGCGGCGTTGTCGGCGGCCACCGGTGAACCGTTCAGCGTCGCCGTCTCCGGAGGAGAAGGCGAGGTCACCAGCTGCGTCGTACAGACCACCGCCGGTTCCTTCCCCGACATCACCCTCACCAAGGCGAAGACCGCCACCGACACCGAGACCTATCGGTCTGAGATCCCACCGGAGCAGAGCAAGAAGGTCAAGGACCTCGGAAAAGCCGGATACAGCGCGTTGCGGAAGCAGGTGCCCGGCGGCGGGCCGGTCGTGGAGATCGGTTGGCTCACCAAGGGGCATATGTACAGCTTCCGATACACCACCGTCGAAGGCACCGAGAAGGACGCGGCGCGGGCCACCATCGAGGCACTCGTCGAGGTCGTACGCGACATAGACGAGCGGGCGACCGCCGCCGCCAAGGACAAGGACAAGGACGACTGACCCCGGCTCAGGCGTCGGTGCGTCCATTCACCGGTTATGACCACGATCGGCCCCGATCGCCGAACAGCGATCGGGGCCGAGTCTCGTCCAGTGGGTGACGACATCGAACATCGTCAACCCGGCCGGTCGTGCCGTACCGCCATGCGGCGGCGGTTCGTCATGCGGCCGGGGCTTTCGGTTCCGTCCGCTTACGCAGCCGGGCCATGCCTCCGGTTCCAGCTGCTACGCGGCTGGGCCATACCTCCGGTTCCAGCTGCTACGCAGCCGGGCCATGCCTCCGGTTCCAGCTGCTACGCAGCTGGGCCATACCTCCGGTTCCATCCGCTTACGCGGCTGGAATCACAAACACCCTGCTGGCGTCCTGGCGCGACAGCTTGGTCGTGGCGCTCTCGTTGGTGAGCACCACCGAATCGCCGTGCTGCTCGACACTGACCACCGCACCGGGGTTGACCCCGGCGGAGTGAAGCTCGTGAAGCACGGTGGCGTCGGTCTGCACGCTCTCGCACAGCCGGGTCACCTGCACCGTCGACGGCAGTCCGCTGGACGCCAGGTGCCGCTCGGAGGGGTCGGGGTTCTTGATGGACGGCACCGCGCCCAACGCCTCCAAACCCGGAATCGGGTTGCCGTAAGGAGAGTGAGTCGGCTGATTGAGCAGCGAGAACACCTTCTGCTCGACCTCGTCGCTCATCACGTGTTCCCACCGGCATGCCTCTTCGTGTGCGGCCTCATACGACATGCCGATGACGTCGACCAACAGCAACTCGGCCAGCCGATGCTTGCGCATCACGCTGACCGCCCGGTCGCGGCCGGTGTCGGTCAACTCCAGGTTTCGATCGCCGAGCACATTGAGTAGCCCATCACGTTGCATCCGCGCGACCGTTTGGCTCACGGTCGGCCCGCTCTGGTTGAGCCGCTCGGCAATGCGTGCCCGAAGCGGTGCCACCCCCTCTTCTTCGAGCTCGAGGATGGTTCGCAGATACATTTCGGTTGTGTCCACAAGATCAGTTGTCACGCCCGCAGTCCTTTGCACTGAATCACTGTGATGCTGATTCACTGTCGATGACATGAACATCGGCACCAGTGCGTTGATTCCCGTGGGTGCGCTGGTCCCCACCGGATGCGATCGATGGTACCTGCCAGGGATGACACCACGAACAGACGCTACGCCGTGATGTGTGGCGCAGTCGTTCGATCACGTCTGGGGTATGGACTTCGAGGGTTGAGTCACCGTACGACTTCGCTGCGGTGGTCGCGTCGAGGTGGTGTGGGAATGTTGAGTGTGCCACAACCGTGGAAGATCACGTGGTGGCGTAATGACGGGGGGCCCGCAACGGCGGGCCCCCCCGTCGAGGGGTTGATGGCTCAGCAGGCGTACTCGGACAGCCGGTTCGCGGTGGCCAGCTGGCGCAGCTTGTGCAGGGTGAGCTTCTCGATCTGGCGGACCCGCTCGCGAGACAGTCCGAAGGCCTTGCCGACCTCTTCCAGGGTGCGCTGGCGACCGTCGTCGATGCCGAAGCGAAGGCGCAGGACGCCCTGTTCGCGAGCCGACAGGGATGTCAGGACGTCGTTGACCTCACGACGCAACATCATGTAGGACGTCGATTCGCCCGGCTGGTCCTCGGTGGGGCAGCGCAGGATGTCCGAGAGCGGGGTGTGGCGGTCGTCGCCGACGGGCTGGTCCAGCGAGATCGGCTCGGTGTCGTAGGACATCAGTTCAAGGATCCGGAACGGTTCCACGCCGAGTTCGGAGGCGATCTCGTCGTGGCGGGGCTCGCGGCCCAGCGAGACGGTGAGTTCCCGGCGGATGCGGGTCATCTTGTTGATCTGCTCAACGGTGTGGGCGGGGATGCGGATGGTGCGGGCTTGGTCGGCCATGGCTCGGGTGATGGCTTGGCGGATCCACCAGGTGGCGTAGGTGGAGAATTTGAATCCCTTGGTGTAGTCGAATTTCTCGACGGCACGGATGAGACCCAGGTTCCCCTCCTGGATCAGGTCCAGCAGCGACACGCCCCGTCCCGTGTACCGCTTGGCGATGCTGACGACCAGCCGCAGGTTTGCCTTGAGGAGTTGGTCCTTGGCACGGCGCCCGTCCCGGGCGATGGCCTCGAGGTCGGTGTGCAGGCCGCCGTCGGTGACCGGGTTCTGAGGGTCGGTCAGGCGTACTTCGGCGAACAGCCCCGCTTCGATCGCCTTCGCCAGGTTGACTTCTTCAGCAGCGGTGATGAGCCGGTGCTTGCCAATGCCGTTAAGGTAGGCACGGATGGGGTCGGCCGTCATGCCTCCGTTGTCACTCTGCACGGCCTCGGTGTTGTTGTCGATCAGCGTGGTTGCCACGATTCTCGCCTTCCAGGGAGTCATTCACGGCTTCGCGTCCCGTGCGCGAGGCCATCTCAAGCATGGCTCCGCTGGTGTTAAGGCTTAGTGAAGTGGTCTTATAGGTGGCACAAACCCGGGAGACAATATGTCGGGGATGCGCAGAATATGGGGAATTGACAGCCATTCTACAGTCAGTAGAATTGTCCCCCTGGCGTTGTCGGCTTGCCGTGCGCCACCAATAATTGGGGAACCCATCGACCAATCATGAGGAGTAGCGACAACGTGGCCCGGCTGGGAGAACTCGAACATGCCATTATGGATGCACTCTGGGCGTCGGATGAGCCGATGACCGCCCGAGACGTGCGCGATGCGTTGGCAGAACGGGATTTGGCCGCTACCACGATCTTGACCGTGTTGTCCCGCTTGGAGAACAAAGGACTGGTCAGTCGCGACCGCAGCGCCAGAGCACACCGATACCGTCCCACGGACAGTCGTGACGTGCACGTGGCCTCGCTGATGCGCCAGGCCTTGGATTCCGCCCCCGACGCCGACGCCGCGCTGGCGAGATTCGCCGACGCGGTCACCCCGCACGAGGCGGCGGCATTGGCTGAAGCCCTCGACGAGGCTATGCGCAGGCGCGGCACGAGGGGCGGCTAGATCCGTGTCCACACTGACCATCCTGATCGTGACCCTGTCGTTGGCGGTGGCGTTGCTCGGTCCGGTCCCGGCCATGCTGGAGCGTGCCCGGTGGCCCAGCCGAGAACCACGTGCCGCACTGGTGCTGTGGCAGGCGATCGGATTGGCCGGTGGTATCGCGGTGTTGACCGCGGCGATGGCCCTGGCGTTGGCGCCACTGCATTCGTCACCGGTGGTCGCCGCCATCCTGTTCGCCACCAACGTCCTGTCCGGTGATCTCACCGGTGGCCTGGGTGCGGCGCACCTGAGTCTGCTGGTGATAGCCCTGATCATGACCGCTCGGCTGGCGGGTGTCCTACCGGTGACGATCTGGCGGACCTGGCAGGCACGTCACCGTCACCGCGACATGGTGGGCCTGGTGTCACAGCCGTGGCCGGCGGCGCGCCCCGGACACGGACACGTCCTGGATCACCCGGTGGCGGCGGTGTACTGCCTGCCCGGTCGGGTCAGTAGGGGACGACCACGGGTGGTCTTCACCACCGGTGCACTGGAACAGCTCGACGACGGTGAACTGGCTGCTGTGCTGGAACACGAACACGCCCACTTGACCGAGCGGCACGACCTGGTCGCCCTGCCGTTCCTGGCGTGGGTGACGGCGTTCCCGTGGTTCCCGGGGGTTCGTCGGGCCAAAGCCAGTGTCGCGGTCCTGCTTGAGTTGGTCGCCGACGACCGGGCGGCCCGTGCGGCCGACCCCGCCGCGCTGGCTTCGGCGTTGGCGCGCATCGGGCGGGCCGACACCGCTACACCGGCGGGAGCGTTGGCCATCACCGGCACCGGAGTCCTGCTGCGGGTACGGCGGCTACTCGACCCGCCCCGCCGCTCCAAGAGCTGGCGAGGTGCCGCCTACGCGATGGCGGCGGTCCTGGTGTCCCTGCCCGCCGTCGTCATGTTCCCGTGGTGAGGACGCAGGACGATCTGGCGCGAACCGGAGGTCGCCCGACCGACTCGATGAGATAGTGGCGGCGTGACCGACGATCCCTTTGACGCGCTCGACGCCGAAGCCGCCAGGCTCGACGGATACTTCGCCGACCTGGACGGTGATCGATGGCGGGTCGCCAGCCGTTGTGACGGTTGGGACCGCCGCGCGATCCTGGCCCACCTCATCGGTATCGAGCAGTACATTCAAGCCTGCCTCGACGACCGGGTCGCCGCATACGCCTCGCAGGCCGGCTCGGACGTCGGCTACGAGGATTTCAACGAGTACATGGTCGCGTCGATGGCCGACGTCGACACCGACGAACTGGTGAGCCGATGGCACCACCTCATGACCGAGCAGCACGCCCGACTGCGTGAACGCGGTGCCGATTCCCTCATCGAGACCCATGCCGGTCCGTACCCGCTCGGCCGACAGACCTGGTATTTCGCCAGCGAGTTGGCGATTCACGCCGATGACATCGACGCACCGGTCACCGATGAGGAGCGCGCCGAGCGGCAGGCCTGGCGATTGCGGTTCGGGTTGGATGCGCTGAGAGAGTCCGAGCGGGGCGTCGAGGTCACCGAGACCCCGGAGGGTTTCCTGGTCAGTGACGCCGAGCAGTCGGTCAAGCTGTCTCGGGCAGACCTCGTCGAGGCACTCTCGGGGCGGTTGAAGGATTCACGGGTACCGTCGTCGCTGCGGGACGCCCTGGTGGCGCTGGCCTGAGCCGTTCGGCGTCAGGCGGTTGCCGGCCCCTTGGGCGTCGGTGCCGACCAGTTGCGTTGCAAGGAGATCAGCCGCAATCCGAACACCAGAATCGCCGCGCCCAGCGAAGACCACAGGGGTGGGACCTCGAAGTGGTGGCACACGGTGATCACGATGGTTCCGGCCA
Proteins encoded:
- a CDS encoding glutamate ABC transporter substrate-binding protein — its product is MTNSTLTKRLGIPVLLVVAGLLAGCGAAAPPDKIDPPEIAFTPQGVADPAEVPEETSVDDSCDPLASYEASDSTGSREIQDILDRGRLIVGVDQTTYLLGYRDPLTGKMDGFDIRIARQIALDLFGDEDAIQFKAMSSAEREPALADEDVDLVVRSMTINCARWQNVAFSTEYYRAGQKVLVPADASDNPADLAGQKVCSAEGSTSLLRIEQELGANPVSVRDWADCMILLQQGKVAGMSTDDVILAGMAAQDPNTKVIGERISDEPYGVAANKEHTDLIRYVNATLERIRDDGTWDEIYKATLEPYLGEASAPKAKYRDD
- a CDS encoding deaminase: MDDLGWLRTAVELGRRCPPSATAFSVGAVIVADDQIIAEGFSRQTDPADHAEEVALRHAAGWFAAQREQSTPAAVTIYSSLEPCGQRASRPHTCTDLILQAGLRRVVFALAEPETFVQPRGAALLRAAGVEVVHLPQLADEVADTNAHLR
- a CDS encoding sulfurtransferase; its protein translation is MALLSVDEFTELATDRPVLLDVRWSLANGSERAGYEAGHLAGAVFLDFDAEVCGPPGPNGRHPLPDPAQLQAALRRVGVHDDSVIVVYDGGDLMAASRTWWTLQWAGLTRVHVLDGGYPAASAAGLPIDGDEPAATTGTVTVDPGRLPVVDAAEAAAMAQRGGLYDVRTAARFRGDAGVIDPVAGHVPGAANLPGEQVLTTDADRMRPIPELSTLFDGIDTTDCAVYCGSGVTAARTALAMTVAGLATPAIYIGSWSHWIADSARPVATGDV
- a CDS encoding metal-dependent transcriptional regulator; this encodes MTTDLVDTTEMYLRTILELEEEGVAPLRARIAERLNQSGPTVSQTVARMQRDGLLNVLGDRNLELTDTGRDRAVSVMRKHRLAELLLVDVIGMSYEAAHEEACRWEHVMSDEVEQKVFSLLNQPTHSPYGNPIPGLEALGAVPSIKNPDPSERHLASSGLPSTVQVTRLCESVQTDATVLHELHSAGVNPGAVVSVEQHGDSVVLTNESATTKLSRQDASRVFVIPAA
- a CDS encoding sigma-70 family RNA polymerase sigma factor, translated to MTPWKARIVATTLIDNNTEAVQSDNGGMTADPIRAYLNGIGKHRLITAAEEVNLAKAIEAGLFAEVRLTDPQNPVTDGGLHTDLEAIARDGRRAKDQLLKANLRLVVSIAKRYTGRGVSLLDLIQEGNLGLIRAVEKFDYTKGFKFSTYATWWIRQAITRAMADQARTIRIPAHTVEQINKMTRIRRELTVSLGREPRHDEIASELGVEPFRILELMSYDTEPISLDQPVGDDRHTPLSDILRCPTEDQPGESTSYMMLRREVNDVLTSLSAREQGVLRLRFGIDDGRQRTLEEVGKAFGLSRERVRQIEKLTLHKLRQLATANRLSEYAC
- a CDS encoding BlaI/MecI/CopY family transcriptional regulator, with translation MRSSDNVARLGELEHAIMDALWASDEPMTARDVRDALAERDLAATTILTVLSRLENKGLVSRDRSARAHRYRPTDSRDVHVASLMRQALDSAPDADAALARFADAVTPHEAAALAEALDEAMRRRGTRGG
- a CDS encoding M56 family metallopeptidase, with product MSTLTILIVTLSLAVALLGPVPAMLERARWPSREPRAALVLWQAIGLAGGIAVLTAAMALALAPLHSSPVVAAILFATNVLSGDLTGGLGAAHLSLLVIALIMTARLAGVLPVTIWRTWQARHRHRDMVGLVSQPWPAARPGHGHVLDHPVAAVYCLPGRVSRGRPRVVFTTGALEQLDDGELAAVLEHEHAHLTERHDLVALPFLAWVTAFPWFPGVRRAKASVAVLLELVADDRAARAADPAALASALARIGRADTATPAGALAITGTGVLLRVRRLLDPPRRSKSWRGAAYAMAAVLVSLPAVVMFPW
- a CDS encoding maleylpyruvate isomerase family mycothiol-dependent enzyme, which codes for MTDDPFDALDAEAARLDGYFADLDGDRWRVASRCDGWDRRAILAHLIGIEQYIQACLDDRVAAYASQAGSDVGYEDFNEYMVASMADVDTDELVSRWHHLMTEQHARLRERGADSLIETHAGPYPLGRQTWYFASELAIHADDIDAPVTDEERAERQAWRLRFGLDALRESERGVEVTETPEGFLVSDAEQSVKLSRADLVEALSGRLKDSRVPSSLRDALVALA